The following proteins are co-located in the Castanea sativa cultivar Marrone di Chiusa Pesio chromosome 8, ASM4071231v1 genome:
- the LOC142608015 gene encoding uncharacterized protein LOC142608015 produces MDCKFETRLSDNAGCGTCNALLEKKDPMKLWQEMKQNGFLSPPAFTPTPNKRASKHKNEMPNRKMKFAKIEQTNRFTEVATRNGLFDELSPGIMNHLRNSKVAKVKKVDKFSMVAAPSGLLDELNPGIMSRLRNSEQVYSIIWALVRSEMLENTQSKQESRFKEEISDNDVNEGSNTVSVGSQVSGCSMFLTRRMHMNSEHGGGVDDLSLVVRKDEDGFDKHEVKSWSSVTTSENANSNDEIVSSENTSSQEESAMVPPFDRTVANLASQWLALLCQNIKGRLAALKRSRMRVKDVIQVELPFLISKESSPVKDNDQLSTVECPMSTIPYMHQAKWTALFDQMDKALSEEMNDLEIWLNQVEEMQLHAGQLECKTDIC; encoded by the exons CGGCTCAGTGACAATGCAGGGTGTGGAACTTGTAATGCTCTTTTGGAGAAAAAGGACCCTATGAAATTGTGGCAAGAGATGAAACAGAATGGTTTCCTCTCTCCACCTGCTTTCACACCAACACCAAACAAGCGTGCTAGCAAGCACaaaaatgaaatgcccaatagaaaaatgaagtttgCAAAGATAGAACAGACTAACAGGTTTACTGAGGTTGCTACGCGAAATGGGTTGTTCGATGAACTGAGTCCTGGGATCATGAACCACTTAAGAAACAGCAAGGTTGCAAAGGTTAAAAAGGTAGACAAGTTCAGTATGGTTGCTGCACCAAGTGGATTGCTCGATGAACTGAATCCTGGGATCATGAGCCGCTTAAGAAACAGTGAACAGGTATACTCAATTATTTGGGCCTTGGTTAGAAGTGAGATGTTAGAAAATACTCAAAGCAAGCAGGAAAGCCGATTTAAAGAGGAAATCAGTGATAATGATGTGAATGAGGGTTCAAATACTGTATCAGTAGGCAGTCAAGTCAGTGGATGCTCCATGTTTCTGACTAGGCGTATGCATATGAATTCAGAACACGGGGGAGGGGTTGATGATTTGAGTTTAGTAGTGAGAAAAGATGAAGATGGGTTTGACAAACATGAAGTAAAGTCATGGTCATCTGTAACCACTTCAGAGAACGCAAACTCTAATGATGAAATTGTGTCATCAGAGAATACAAGCTCTCAGGAAGAGTCAGCAATGGTTCCTCCTTTTGATCGCACAG TTGCAAATCTAGCTTCTCAATGGTTGGCTCTCCTTTGCCAGAATATCAAAGGGCGCCTTGCAG CACTAAAGCGTAGTAGGATGAGAGTCAAGGATGTAATCCAGGTAGAACTTCCTTTTCTGATATCAAAAGAGTCCTCACCTGTCAAAGACAATGACCAATTATCTACTGTGGAATGTCCCATGAGTACAATTCCTTACATGCATCAAGCAAAGTGGACTGCACTGTTTGATCAGATGGATAAAGCACTTTCTGAGGAAATGAATGATCTA GAAATCTGGTTGAACCAAGTTGAAGAAATGCAATTACATGCGGGTCAATTGGAATGCAAGACGGATATCTGTTGA